A stretch of Myxocyprinus asiaticus isolate MX2 ecotype Aquarium Trade chromosome 42, UBuf_Myxa_2, whole genome shotgun sequence DNA encodes these proteins:
- the LOC127432879 gene encoding protein EURL homolog isoform X2 has protein sequence MEEEEHFVNIDLNDDNICSICVSSVTLLHSKSLRGHRDCFEKYHLIANQKLSRAKASHSAYEGVKRTLSQRINRIIQYAQNRDSISTETPGRWGAKQIMCHTQQGGRKLVPQLDTQVPRYSPRWAEETSMAESEFGKSMMDCHSAEELGLGLLQRSHQGLWAGERHHPREQQNQDQRDKARQRRHTGQSREELVRMSVEELRQMNEHLLLQIQNVFEELSVAVQEKDSLSSELHVRHIAIEQLFKNCAKLPWLQIGRAGIKAANNPVE, from the exons GTGTATCCAGTGTCACTCTGCTGCACTCTAAATCTTTACGTGGGCATAGGGACTGCTTCGAAAAGTACCATCTCATTGCCAACCAGAAGCTGTCCCGTGCCAAGGCCTCCCACAGTGCATACGAGGGCGTGAAACGGACACTGAGCCAGCGAATCAACCGCATTATACAGTATGCCCAGAACAGAGACTCCATATCCACAGAGACACCCGGGCGCTGGGGGGCCAAACAGATTATGTGCCACACACAGCAGGGTGGAAGGAAACTCGTGCCGCAGTTGGACACCCAAGTGCCCCGCTACTCCCCACGTTGGGCAGAGGAGACATCAATGGCCGAGTCCGAATTTGGTAAATCCATGATGGACTGTCACTCCGCTGAGGAGCTTGGTCTCGGCCTGCTGCAGAGATCACATCAGGGATTGTGGGCCGGAGAGAGACACCACCCACGAGAACAGCAGAACCAAGATCAGAGAGACAAAGCCAGACAAAGGAGACACACTGGACAAAGTCGAGAAGAGT TGGTGAGGATGAGTGTGGAGGAGCTTCGTCAGATGAATGAGCACCTGTTGTTACAGATACAAA atGTGTTTGAGGAGCTCTCTGTGGCTGTACAGGAGAAGGACTCTCTTTCATCCGAGCTGCATGTGCGACACATAGCCATCGAGCAGCTCTTCAAAAACTGTGCCAAACTGCCGTGGCTTCAGATCGGGAGAGCAGGGATCAAAGCTGCCAACAACCCAGTTGAATGA